Proteins encoded together in one Macadamia integrifolia cultivar HAES 741 chromosome 8, SCU_Mint_v3, whole genome shotgun sequence window:
- the LOC122086085 gene encoding uncharacterized protein LOC122086085 isoform X1 — protein MPRRIQGGRRVILSIYKRYGSEEVTLSLCLTESLLTLPPTMAISSALTCRPQIKGPPPLLRKQPNFYISERFMCPTKRRCGTYCLLEVGARTSAELSPSSISQTLFDISKTTQSFHINIPKASSQTISDYMQRIMLADLDPSLAKLAIGVLGPFLSAFAFLFIVRIVMSWYPKLPVGKFPYVIVYAPTEPLLVPTRKLIPPLGGVDVTPVVWFGLLSFINEILLGPQGLLVLLSQQV, from the exons ATGCCACGGAGGATCCAAGGTGGAAGACGAGTTATCCTGTCCATTTATAAGAGATACGGATCGGAAGAGGTaaccctctctctctgtctcacaGAGTCTCTGTTAACTCTACCTCCAACTATGGCGATCTCTTCTGCTCTTACTTGTCGCCCTCAAATCAAAG gaCCACCTCCTCTGCTTCGCAAGCAACCAAACTTCTATATCTCT GAAAGGTTCATGTGCCCAACCAAAAGGAGATGTGGTACATACTGTTTGCTGGAGGTTGGAGCACGCACCAGTGCTGAACTCTCACCATCATCCATATCACAAACTTTGTTTGATATATCCAAGACTACCCAGagtttccatattaacataccTAAGGCATCATCACAAACCATTTCAGACTACATGCAAAGAATCATGTTAGCAGACTTGGATCCATCATTGGCTAAGCTGGCAATCGGGGTCCTTGGGCCATTCCTCTCAGCATTTgcctttctttttattgttaGAATAGTTATGTCCTGGTACCCCAAGCTACCTGTGGGGAAGTTCCCATATGTTATAGTGTATGCTCCAACAGAACCTCTTCTTGTTCCGACCCGTAAGTTGATTCCACCTCTTGGAGGAGTGGATGTAACCCCTGTGGTCTGGTTTGGACTGTTAAGTTTCATTAACGAAATATTACTAGGCCCTCAAGGCCTTCTTGTGCTCCTCTCTCAACAGGTTTAG
- the LOC122086085 gene encoding protein COFACTOR ASSEMBLY OF COMPLEX C SUBUNIT B CCB3, chloroplastic-like isoform X2, whose protein sequence is MIIIIGFDSRLEFLLCFFFFKGPPPLLRKQPNFYISERFMCPTKRRCGTYCLLEVGARTSAELSPSSISQTLFDISKTTQSFHINIPKASSQTISDYMQRIMLADLDPSLAKLAIGVLGPFLSAFAFLFIVRIVMSWYPKLPVGKFPYVIVYAPTEPLLVPTRKLIPPLGGVDVTPVVWFGLLSFINEILLGPQGLLVLLSQQV, encoded by the exons ATGATAATAATCATTGGTTTTGATTCCCGACTTGAATTTctactctgtttttttttcttcaaaggaCCACCTCCTCTGCTTCGCAAGCAACCAAACTTCTATATCTCT GAAAGGTTCATGTGCCCAACCAAAAGGAGATGTGGTACATACTGTTTGCTGGAGGTTGGAGCACGCACCAGTGCTGAACTCTCACCATCATCCATATCACAAACTTTGTTTGATATATCCAAGACTACCCAGagtttccatattaacataccTAAGGCATCATCACAAACCATTTCAGACTACATGCAAAGAATCATGTTAGCAGACTTGGATCCATCATTGGCTAAGCTGGCAATCGGGGTCCTTGGGCCATTCCTCTCAGCATTTgcctttctttttattgttaGAATAGTTATGTCCTGGTACCCCAAGCTACCTGTGGGGAAGTTCCCATATGTTATAGTGTATGCTCCAACAGAACCTCTTCTTGTTCCGACCCGTAAGTTGATTCCACCTCTTGGAGGAGTGGATGTAACCCCTGTGGTCTGGTTTGGACTGTTAAGTTTCATTAACGAAATATTACTAGGCCCTCAAGGCCTTCTTGTGCTCCTCTCTCAACAGGTTTAG
- the LOC122085589 gene encoding anamorsin homolog, translated as MDASAMKGNILALTDEVVLPLGAVLTAIKVLESEGAVQNDPLIITQSSSLKELPVQSSSLDIVVSISRTLEFLGDKLLEEISRVLKPGGTVLIHTLQQPSSTLERKILMAGFLEPQVLQLKLFLQQEDGLSHTIKAKKPSWKIGSSFSIKKKTQSLPKVQIDDDMDLIDEDSLLTEEDLKKPQLPPVGDCEVGSTRKACKNCTCGRAEEEQKVLKLGVTVEQLNNPQSACGSCGLGDAFRCSTCPYKGLPPFKLGEKVSLSSNFLLADI; from the exons ATG GATGCAAGTGCAATGAAGGGAAATATTCTGGCACTTACGGATGAAGTGGTCTTACCCTTGGGTGCAGTTTTGACTGCAATTAAGGTGCTTGAGAGTGAAGGGGCTGTTCAGAATGATCCTCTAATCATCACCCAATCCTCTTCTTTAA AAGAGCTACCAGTTCAGTCCTCCTCTCTGGATATTGTTGTCTCAATATCAAGGACGCTTGAATTTCTTGGAGATAAATTGCTTGAAGAGATATCCAGAGTATTGAAACCTGGTGGGACGGTCCTAATTCATACTCTGCAGCAACCAAGCTCTACTCTGGAGCGCAAAATACTGATGGCAGGATTCCTTGAACCACAAGTACTCCAACTCAAACTATTTTTACAACAGGAAGATGGTCTGTCCCATACG ATTAAGGCCAAAAAACCTTCTTGGAAGATCGGTTCATCATTTTCCATCAAGAAGAAAACACAAAGTTTGCCAAAAGTCCAAATTGATGATGACATGGATCTTATTGATGAAGATAGTCTTTTGACGGAGGAAGACTTGAAGAAACCACAATTGCCACctg TTGGTGATTGTGAAGTTGGAAGCACAAGGAAAGCTTGTAAGAATTGCACTTGTGGACGGGCCGAGGAAGAGCAGAAAGTGCTGAAGCTTGGGGTCACTGTCGAACAGCTGAACAACCCTCAATCTGCATGTGGCAGT TGTGGACTAGGGGATGCATTCCGGTGCAGTACATGCCCTTACAAGGGTCTACCTCCATTCAAATTGGGTGAAAAG GTTTCACTCTCTTCGAACTTCCTTCTTGCTGACATTTGA